The genomic region TGAAACTCGCCAAACACACGGGTCTGAAACTCGCTGTGGTGTACGGTGGCGCCGGTTATGAAGAACAGCGGCGCAACATCGAGCAAGGCGTCGATGTCTTGATCGGCACCACTGGTCGCTTGATCGATTATTACAAACAGGGTTGCTACGGTTTAGAGGCCATCGACGTTGTCATTCTCGACGAAGCCGACCGCATGTTCGACCTGGGTTTCATCGCCGACATCCGTTACCTGCTGCGCAAAATGCCACCGCCGCACGATCGCCTGAACATGCTGTTCTCAGCGACGTTCTCACAGCGCGTGCTGGAACTTGCCTACGAGCACATGAATGACGCCGAACATATCCGCGTCGAGCCGGACCAAATGACCGCCGGCAAAATTCGCGAGCGTATGTTCTTGCCATCCTACGAAGAACGCATTCCGTTGTTGCTTGGTTTGTTCGACACGCTGAAACCCGAGCGCGCGATTGTATTCCTGAATACCCGTCACGGCAGCGAAGACGTCTGGGCGCATTTGGCCGCTTATGGTTTGAATGCTGGCTTGCTGACCGGCGACGTGCCGCAGAAAAAACGCATCGCGTTGCTGGAGCAATTGAAAGCTGGCGAACTCGCCGTGCTGGTCTGCACCGATGTAGCCGCTCGCGGTTTGCATATCGAAGGCGTCAGCCACGTCTTCAACGTCGATCTGCCCGATGATGCCGAAGATTACGTGCATCGCATTGGCCGTACCGCTCGCGCCGGCAGAGAAGGTGATGCCATCAGTTTTGCTTCGGAGAAAACGGCAATGAACCTGCCGGCGATTGAAGACTACATCGGCCACAAAATTCCGGTTGAGCCGATCACGCCGGATCTGCTGCGAGAACCCGTTTCACCAAAGCACATGATTCCACGCAGCCCGGCTCATCGCGAACAACGCGCGCATCGCCGTAACACCGGTGGCGGTGGTCAGCGGCGCGGTCCACGTCGTCG from Permianibacter aggregans harbors:
- the rhlB gene encoding ATP-dependent RNA helicase RhlB encodes the protein MSTHLTDIRFTDMGLHPNLIKALNELGYQQCTPIQAQTLPLLMQGKDIAGQAQTGTGKTAAFLLAAFHDLLTLPEIEGRRPNEPRVLIMAPTRELAIQIYNDGLKLAKHTGLKLAVVYGGAGYEEQRRNIEQGVDVLIGTTGRLIDYYKQGCYGLEAIDVVILDEADRMFDLGFIADIRYLLRKMPPPHDRLNMLFSATFSQRVLELAYEHMNDAEHIRVEPDQMTAGKIRERMFLPSYEERIPLLLGLFDTLKPERAIVFLNTRHGSEDVWAHLAAYGLNAGLLTGDVPQKKRIALLEQLKAGELAVLVCTDVAARGLHIEGVSHVFNVDLPDDAEDYVHRIGRTARAGREGDAISFASEKTAMNLPAIEDYIGHKIPVEPITPDLLREPVSPKHMIPRSPAHREQRAHRRNTGGGGQRRGPRRR